In one Thermaerobacter sp. PB12/4term genomic region, the following are encoded:
- a CDS encoding CRISPR-associated endonuclease Cas3'': MNTVRGWIPLERCVARPPEGGRAYPLVDHLVEVARRAGDPQGSVDDQLLYLAGLLHDAGKARRSWQERLLDPQRRGPVGPHAFVGAALFAALVLQWNRGPGVQAGAGGTVTPSATLAVDRLLALTRDIADHHGTLADLETDTPWQALWTPGVLDEMDVEGLLRLVRAANLPIAAGRWPRDGAEWGRWVDLARGAWGRAVVRLQRHRQTASLEVRRLLRHHTARLIQADRFSVAGIEPETLLPGEAAAAIERLEASLGAAGSAAGDATGSGATRGIWTCPGLVDTPILGA, translated from the coding sequence ATGAATACGGTGCGAGGCTGGATACCTCTTGAAAGGTGTGTGGCGCGGCCTCCCGAGGGGGGCCGCGCCTACCCCCTGGTCGATCACCTGGTGGAAGTGGCCCGCCGCGCGGGCGATCCGCAGGGCTCCGTGGACGACCAACTCCTCTATCTGGCGGGCCTGCTGCACGATGCCGGCAAAGCACGTCGCAGCTGGCAGGAACGGCTGCTGGATCCCCAGCGCAGGGGACCCGTGGGCCCCCACGCCTTCGTCGGAGCCGCCCTGTTCGCTGCGCTGGTTCTTCAGTGGAACCGGGGCCCCGGCGTGCAGGCGGGTGCCGGCGGAACCGTCACCCCTTCGGCCACGCTGGCCGTCGACCGGCTGCTGGCGTTGACGCGGGACATCGCGGATCACCATGGAACGCTGGCGGACCTGGAGACCGACACCCCATGGCAGGCTTTATGGACCCCAGGCGTACTGGACGAGATGGACGTGGAGGGACTCCTCCGGCTCGTGCGGGCGGCTAATCTCCCCATCGCGGCCGGCCGATGGCCTCGCGACGGTGCCGAATGGGGGCGCTGGGTCGATCTGGCTCGGGGTGCATGGGGGCGGGCGGTCGTCCGCCTGCAACGCCACAGACAAACCGCATCGCTGGAGGTCCGGCGCCTCCTTCGCCACCATACGGCGCGGCTGATCCAGGCCGACCGGTTTTCGGTGGCCGGGATCGAACCCGAAACTCTGCTGCCTGGTGAGGCGGCGGCTGCCATTGAACGGCTCGAAGCGTCCCTGGGTGCTGCAGGTTCGGCCGCCGGTGATGCTACGGGGTCCGGGGCCACCCGGGGTATTTGGACTTGCCCCGGTTTAGTGGACACCCCGATACTTGGGGCGTAA
- the cas5 gene encoding CRISPR-associated protein Cas5, translating into MARSLPLLVFDVAGSIAHYRRPDTAVTHATYPFPTRTALRGMLGAILGLPEWTTREAWTGVRCLRPIRTRSQELSLLGKGWLGGSDSFNRPTAIELVVEPAYRVYYAGPDADDLAERIRNQQSVYPTYLGSAFALTVPRFVAVEEAEELDWAPEVAGDGEPVESPAVVPAHVVAGVEPVPGRVYARVGGVLHTHLGGRRFRRSMSFLYEPNGGSLRFRPAPGPYDPPVRWVRCSDGLVCLW; encoded by the coding sequence ATGGCACGGTCCTTGCCGTTGCTGGTGTTTGACGTCGCCGGGTCCATCGCCCACTACCGGCGCCCGGACACCGCCGTGACCCATGCCACCTATCCGTTCCCAACCCGCACGGCCTTAAGGGGCATGCTGGGGGCCATTTTGGGGCTGCCCGAGTGGACCACCCGGGAAGCCTGGACGGGCGTCCGGTGCTTGCGCCCGATTCGCACCCGCTCCCAGGAGCTATCCTTGCTGGGAAAGGGATGGCTGGGTGGGAGCGACAGTTTCAACCGGCCTACGGCCATCGAGCTGGTGGTGGAACCCGCCTACCGGGTCTACTACGCTGGGCCTGACGCTGATGACCTGGCGGAACGCATCCGCAACCAGCAAAGCGTCTACCCGACATACCTCGGCTCCGCCTTTGCCTTGACGGTGCCGCGGTTTGTGGCGGTGGAGGAAGCCGAGGAACTGGACTGGGCCCCCGAGGTGGCGGGTGACGGCGAGCCTGTGGAGTCACCCGCCGTGGTGCCTGCCCATGTCGTGGCGGGCGTTGAACCCGTTCCCGGACGGGTCTATGCCCGCGTGGGCGGTGTCCTTCACACCCACCTTGGTGGCCGGCGTTTTCGGCGCTCCATGAGCTTCCTCTACGAGCCCAACGGGGGGAGCCTGCGGTTCCGGCCGGCCCCGGGGCCATACGATCCGCCCGTGCGCTGGGTGCGCTGTTCCGACGGGCTGGTCTGTCTCTGGTAG
- a CDS encoding CRISPR-associated protein produces MAVRSGELLFVKSVKDGIPNRDPLNDSDARRLFDEEDGRISLSDVSIKRDVRDYVLARYPDGGDGTRHIYVREARSADGKLLGRKALAEQVLGISPGEARAELPRKAFDVRAFGVVYSVRDVSFHLTGPVQFAWAHSLHPVESRYVQGTVVMASEDDRGKEQGTIWTTYIVPFAVFAMHGIINATLAKETGLSSEDVDLVLEGLWKGTRFRQARGRGIQEPLFLLHVEYQDPFFRIGDLDRLVRLEPGREAWLQPSRPTSVAEVSLDVQVLGQRLLEFQDRIARVRYWLNPAFQLQGDAALRELGGEPQPAM; encoded by the coding sequence ATGGCCGTTCGAAGTGGGGAGCTGCTCTTCGTCAAGTCGGTGAAGGATGGTATTCCCAACCGCGATCCGCTCAACGATAGCGATGCCCGCCGGCTGTTCGACGAGGAGGACGGCCGCATCAGCCTTTCGGACGTCAGCATCAAGCGGGACGTGCGGGATTACGTCCTGGCCCGGTATCCGGATGGGGGTGACGGTACCCGCCACATCTATGTCCGGGAGGCCCGGTCGGCCGACGGGAAGCTGCTGGGGCGCAAGGCTCTGGCGGAACAGGTCCTCGGAATCAGCCCTGGTGAGGCGCGGGCCGAGTTGCCGCGCAAGGCCTTCGACGTCCGGGCCTTCGGTGTCGTCTACTCTGTTCGGGATGTGTCCTTCCACCTCACCGGTCCGGTGCAGTTCGCCTGGGCCCACTCCCTGCACCCCGTGGAGAGCCGGTATGTGCAGGGAACGGTGGTCATGGCGTCCGAGGATGACCGGGGCAAGGAACAGGGCACCATCTGGACCACTTACATCGTTCCCTTCGCCGTCTTTGCCATGCATGGAATCATCAACGCGACCCTGGCGAAGGAGACCGGTCTATCCAGCGAGGATGTTGACCTGGTGCTGGAGGGCCTTTGGAAGGGGACCCGTTTCCGCCAGGCCCGGGGCCGTGGCATCCAGGAGCCGCTCTTCCTGCTCCACGTGGAGTACCAGGATCCCTTCTTCCGCATCGGCGACCTGGACCGCCTGGTTCGGCTGGAGCCGGGCCGGGAGGCCTGGCTCCAGCCGTCGCGGCCCACGTCGGTTGCCGAGGTGAGCCTGGATGTCCAGGTTCTCGGCCAGCGCCTGCTGGAGTTTCAGGACCGCATTGCCCGGGTCCGCTACTGGCTCAACCCGGCCTTCCAGCTGCAGGGTGACGCAGCGCTGCGGGAACTGGGCGGCGAGCCCCAGCCCGCCATGTAG
- the cas6 gene encoding CRISPR-associated endoribonuclease Cas6, whose amino-acid sequence MRVIMELRPVSGQLVLPLQYNSLLQGLVYHLLEGTDVAGFLHDQGFTRGARRYKMFTFSRLEGMYTIERSPGGAAGRGTRGDRGSDGSPNGKGEASGTTGASGTAGIPGTAGTSGTTHASGGGIAGGTGGAGLASGTGGAASTGLDGASGTSGASGTGSNAVNITGDTGGGSGPNNGNGPNNGSGLHGPNGSKAIRFAGSVHFTVSSPFAPVVHALASRALQLGTLRLGSQLVEIESVRFEELPSITPPVTLRARTPITVYSTVNRPDGSRFTYFFEPRSGEFERLVAENLVRKWEAFTGRTYEGPGIQIRWWGTARGHVARFRHGIIKGYTGTFEATGDPALIALGLEAGFGSKNAQGFGLCDLVSARAQTPSRGNGRAAEEPVPALRNGEETAPAVEVAVSREVKEGAD is encoded by the coding sequence ATGCGGGTCATCATGGAGTTGCGACCGGTTTCGGGCCAGCTGGTTTTGCCGCTGCAGTACAACAGCCTGCTCCAGGGCCTGGTCTACCACCTTCTCGAAGGCACCGATGTGGCGGGGTTCCTCCATGACCAGGGTTTTACCCGCGGTGCCCGCCGGTACAAGATGTTCACCTTCTCCCGGCTGGAGGGGATGTACACCATCGAGCGGTCGCCCGGAGGGGCTGCTGGGCGGGGGACCCGGGGCGACCGGGGCTCGGACGGCAGCCCGAACGGCAAGGGCGAAGCGAGCGGCACCACCGGCGCCAGCGGCACCGCTGGCATCCCCGGTACGGCCGGAACCTCCGGCACTACGCATGCCAGCGGTGGCGGCATTGCCGGCGGTACCGGTGGGGCTGGCCTCGCCAGCGGAACCGGCGGTGCGGCCAGCACGGGCCTCGACGGTGCCAGCGGCACCAGCGGCGCCTCCGGCACCGGCTCCAACGCCGTCAACATCACTGGCGACACCGGCGGCGGCAGCGGCCCCAACAACGGCAACGGCCCCAACAACGGCAGCGGCCTCCACGGGCCCAACGGCAGCAAGGCGATCCGCTTTGCCGGGAGCGTCCACTTCACGGTGAGCTCGCCCTTTGCCCCGGTGGTCCATGCCCTGGCGTCCCGGGCCCTGCAGCTGGGCACGCTCCGGCTTGGCAGCCAGCTGGTGGAAATCGAGTCGGTTCGCTTTGAAGAGCTGCCTTCCATCACCCCGCCCGTCACCCTGCGGGCGCGGACGCCCATCACCGTATACAGCACCGTGAACCGGCCCGACGGCAGCCGCTTTACGTACTTCTTCGAACCGCGCAGCGGGGAGTTCGAGCGGCTGGTGGCCGAGAACCTGGTTCGCAAGTGGGAGGCCTTCACCGGGCGCACCTACGAGGGGCCGGGCATTCAGATCCGCTGGTGGGGCACCGCCCGCGGCCATGTGGCCCGGTTCCGCCACGGGATCATCAAGGGCTACACCGGCACCTTCGAGGCAACGGGCGACCCCGCCCTGATTGCCCTGGGACTGGAAGCCGGCTTCGGCTCGAAGAACGCCCAGGGGTTCGGGCTGTGTGACCTCGTGTCCGCACGAGCTCAGACTCCGTCACGGGGCAATGGCCGCGCTGCTGAGGAGCCCGTCCCTGCCTTGCGCAACGGTGAGGAGACCGCACCCGCGGTAGAGGTGGCAGTGAGCAGGGAGGTGAAAGAGGGTGCTGATTGA
- a CDS encoding YafY family protein, which translates to MPMNRAQLHRLVRIVDELRAKRYPNARTLAEKLEVTSRTIHRDLDVLRDDWHAPLEFDRRRNGYYLADPGWQPPVGAGLARLGAGEALALVLGLQALEAVRAHGLEDAFRTLLNRLPELLPDQVTVDLASLAHQVSFFFEPARGDPEAVGERLGALRAAIEGCRVVRLRYYTASRDQETTRLVEPYHLRYYDGAWYVAGFCRWRQDVRTFAVDRIREIEVLAETFPPPTPDRFSPDVYFGEAWRLQRGAERQKVVVRFHPPQARYVRGRTWHPSQESREEPDGSLVLSFRVLGTEEIMRWLLQFGAGVEVLEPASLREAMAAEAAAMARVYR; encoded by the coding sequence ATGCCGATGAACCGTGCCCAGCTCCACCGGCTGGTGCGCATCGTCGACGAGCTGCGGGCGAAACGCTATCCCAATGCCCGTACCCTGGCGGAGAAACTGGAGGTCACCTCCCGGACCATCCACCGCGACCTGGACGTGCTGCGCGACGACTGGCACGCTCCGCTGGAGTTCGACCGGCGCCGGAACGGGTATTACCTGGCGGACCCGGGGTGGCAGCCGCCGGTGGGAGCGGGGCTGGCCCGGCTGGGCGCCGGTGAGGCCCTGGCGCTGGTCCTGGGCTTGCAGGCCCTGGAGGCGGTGCGGGCCCACGGGCTGGAAGACGCCTTCCGGACGCTTTTGAACCGGCTGCCCGAGTTGCTGCCGGACCAGGTGACGGTCGACCTGGCGTCCCTGGCCCACCAGGTGTCCTTCTTCTTCGAGCCGGCCCGCGGCGACCCGGAGGCCGTGGGCGAGCGGCTGGGGGCCCTGCGGGCCGCCATCGAGGGGTGCCGGGTGGTCCGATTGCGGTATTACACCGCCTCCCGGGACCAGGAGACCACGCGCCTGGTCGAACCGTACCACCTGCGGTATTACGACGGCGCCTGGTACGTGGCGGGGTTCTGCCGCTGGCGCCAGGACGTGCGGACCTTTGCCGTCGACCGGATCCGGGAGATCGAGGTGCTGGCGGAAACCTTCCCTCCTCCGACCCCCGATCGCTTTTCCCCCGATGTCTACTTTGGCGAGGCCTGGCGCCTGCAGAGGGGCGCCGAGCGCCAGAAGGTGGTGGTGCGGTTCCATCCGCCCCAGGCCCGTTACGTCCGGGGCCGGACCTGGCATCCCAGCCAGGAGTCCCGGGAAGAACCGGACGGATCGCTGGTGCTCTCCTTCCGGGTGCTCGGAACGGAAGAAATCATGCGCTGGCTCTTGCAGTTTGGGGCTGGGGTCGAGGTGCTGGAACCCGCTTCGCTGCGGGAGGCCATGGCTGCGGAAGCGGCGGCCATGGCGCGCGTCTACCGCTGA
- a CDS encoding Sapep family Mn(2+)-dependent dipeptidase has product MAGEGEVRENAGGAGHGRLAGEDAAGEAHFVAELDRWLGEHRQAMIEAVQALCRIRSVQDEPAPGQPFGPGVAEALEWIRRHAEAMGFRTRNLDGYAVDAEIGEGEEWIAVLGHVDVVPEGTGWTYPPYGAEIHDGRIYARGAVDDKGPTVAALYALKAVADLALAQGRRPARRARLVVGGNEESGFECVKYYFAREPQPALGFSPDAMFPLVNAEKGMWTFRLSLELPGEAQAAGTGWRARLLRLEGGTRVNVVPEHAVAELAVEGPGAPSLDELARRLQDGGGPGRARITARVEGERLVVEARGAAAHAMHPEKGINAVAGLLNALARALGPALPRSSDLAFLAGAGARTDGSGFGIAVADQVSGPLTVNLGLIRLVGEHPLQGAASLAAGAPGEAAAPEASRGAGRAGTAGAILYADCNVRYPVTASAQDLARRVVAALAGTGWRFESREDMPPHHVPDDSEIVRRLLAVYREEAGDPAARPLAIGGGTYARVLRNGVAFGPLFPGQRELAHEPDEYWSIDDLVRCVRIYARALYRLMFAPR; this is encoded by the coding sequence GTGGCAGGCGAGGGTGAGGTGCGCGAGAACGCAGGCGGTGCCGGGCATGGTCGTCTGGCCGGCGAGGATGCTGCCGGCGAGGCCCATTTCGTTGCCGAGCTCGACCGCTGGCTGGGCGAGCACCGCCAGGCCATGATCGAGGCCGTCCAGGCCCTCTGCCGCATCCGCAGCGTGCAGGACGAACCGGCCCCCGGCCAGCCCTTCGGGCCCGGGGTGGCCGAAGCGCTGGAGTGGATCCGCCGGCATGCCGAGGCCATGGGCTTCCGAACCCGGAACCTCGACGGCTATGCCGTCGATGCCGAGATCGGTGAGGGGGAGGAGTGGATCGCCGTCCTCGGCCACGTGGACGTGGTGCCCGAAGGCACGGGCTGGACCTACCCGCCCTACGGGGCGGAGATCCACGACGGCCGCATCTACGCTCGTGGCGCCGTCGACGACAAGGGCCCCACGGTGGCGGCTCTCTATGCGCTGAAGGCCGTGGCCGATCTGGCCCTGGCCCAAGGCCGGCGGCCCGCCCGCCGCGCCCGCCTGGTGGTGGGCGGCAACGAAGAGTCGGGTTTCGAGTGTGTCAAGTACTACTTCGCCCGCGAGCCCCAGCCCGCCCTGGGCTTCAGCCCCGACGCCATGTTCCCCCTGGTCAACGCGGAGAAGGGGATGTGGACCTTCCGCCTCAGCCTGGAGCTGCCCGGCGAGGCCCAGGCCGCGGGCACCGGCTGGCGCGCCCGCCTGCTCCGCCTGGAGGGCGGCACCCGGGTCAACGTGGTACCCGAACATGCCGTGGCAGAACTGGCCGTCGAGGGGCCCGGGGCCCCCTCCCTGGACGAACTGGCCCGCCGCCTCCAGGACGGCGGCGGCCCGGGGCGGGCCCGCATCACGGCCCGGGTGGAGGGGGAACGGCTGGTGGTCGAGGCCCGGGGTGCCGCGGCCCATGCGATGCACCCGGAGAAGGGCATCAACGCCGTGGCCGGTCTGCTGAACGCCCTGGCGCGGGCGCTGGGGCCCGCCCTGCCACGCTCGTCCGACCTGGCGTTCCTGGCCGGGGCGGGGGCACGGACCGACGGCTCGGGCTTCGGGATCGCGGTGGCGGACCAGGTGTCGGGGCCGCTGACCGTCAACCTGGGCCTGATCCGGCTGGTGGGGGAGCATCCGTTGCAGGGGGCGGCGAGCCTTGCCGCCGGTGCGCCGGGGGAGGCGGCGGCGCCCGAGGCCTCCCGGGGTGCTGGGCGGGCCGGGACGGCGGGTGCCATCCTCTATGCCGACTGCAACGTGCGCTACCCGGTGACGGCTTCGGCCCAGGACCTGGCCCGGCGCGTGGTGGCCGCCCTGGCGGGAACCGGCTGGCGGTTTGAATCCCGGGAGGACATGCCGCCCCACCACGTGCCCGACGACAGCGAGATCGTCCGCCGGCTCCTGGCCGTCTACCGGGAGGAGGCGGGGGATCCCGCGGCCCGGCCCCTGGCCATCGGCGGCGGTACCTACGCCCGGGTGCTCAGGAACGGCGTGGCCTTCGGCCCGCTGTTCCCCGGGCAGCGGGAGCTGGCCCACGAGCCCGACGAGTACTGGAGCATCGACGACCTGGTGCGCTGCGTCCGGATCTACGCTCGGGCCCTGTACCGCCTGATGTTTGCGCCCCGCTGA
- a CDS encoding amino acid ABC transporter ATP-binding protein yields MSEAPMIEFRGVNKWFGDLHVLKDINLTIGRGEVVVIAGPSGSGKSTLLRTINYLEPVQEGEILVDGEPIGRRRQGNRWVEDSPAEINRKRQEIGMVFQQFNLFPHMTALENVMEGLVTVRRMPRQEAERIAREMLARVGLADRMDHRPSKLSGGQQQRVAIARALAMRPKVILFDEPTSALDPELTGEVLNVMLDVARQGYTMVVVTHEMGFAREVAHRIVFMDDGRVLLDVPPEQFFRDPGHPRARDFLGRVLWHAQA; encoded by the coding sequence ATGAGTGAGGCGCCCATGATCGAATTCCGTGGCGTCAACAAGTGGTTCGGCGACCTGCACGTGCTCAAGGACATCAACCTGACCATCGGCCGCGGCGAGGTGGTGGTCATCGCCGGTCCCAGCGGCAGCGGCAAGTCCACCCTCCTGCGCACCATCAACTACCTGGAGCCGGTGCAGGAGGGGGAGATCCTGGTGGACGGCGAGCCCATCGGGCGGCGCCGCCAGGGCAACCGCTGGGTGGAAGACTCCCCGGCCGAGATTAACCGCAAGCGCCAGGAGATCGGCATGGTATTCCAGCAGTTCAACCTGTTCCCCCACATGACGGCCCTGGAGAACGTGATGGAGGGGCTGGTGACGGTCCGGCGGATGCCGCGCCAGGAGGCGGAGCGGATCGCCCGCGAGATGCTGGCCCGGGTGGGCTTGGCGGACCGCATGGACCACCGGCCGTCCAAGCTGTCGGGCGGCCAGCAGCAGCGGGTGGCCATCGCCCGGGCCCTGGCCATGCGGCCCAAGGTCATCCTCTTCGACGAGCCCACCTCCGCCCTGGATCCCGAGCTGACGGGCGAGGTGCTGAACGTGATGCTCGACGTGGCCCGGCAGGGGTATACCATGGTGGTGGTCACCCACGAGATGGGCTTTGCCCGGGAGGTGGCCCACCGCATCGTGTTCATGGACGACGGGCGCGTGCTGCTGGACGTGCCGCCGGAGCAGTTCTTCCGCGATCCCGGGCACCCGCGGGCCCGGGACTTCCTGGGCCGGGTCCTCTGGCACGCCCAGGCCTGA
- a CDS encoding amino acid ABC transporter permease, translated as MPQEGLVDLGLWGALHRVTPIYLAGAWLTLKLTVVSIVLGLAIGLLVALMKLSRFGVLRTIGSAYTWIIRGTPLLVQIYLIYFGLSDYGIVLDAFPSGVAALSINSGAYLAEIIRAGIESIPRGQMEAARSLGMSYGQAMRRVILPQAYRRMIPPMVNEFVILLKDSSLVSVIGLQEIMLNSRQFASATLKSVWFFGYAAFYYLVMTTLFTTLGSWLERKLKEYE; from the coding sequence ATGCCGCAAGAAGGTCTGGTGGATCTGGGCTTGTGGGGCGCGCTGCACCGGGTAACGCCGATTTACCTGGCCGGCGCCTGGCTTACGTTGAAGCTGACGGTGGTCTCGATCGTTCTCGGCCTCGCCATCGGCTTGTTGGTGGCCCTCATGAAACTCTCCCGCTTCGGGGTATTGCGGACCATCGGCTCCGCCTACACGTGGATCATTCGCGGGACGCCCCTGCTGGTTCAGATCTACCTTATCTACTTTGGCTTGTCGGACTACGGGATCGTTCTGGACGCCTTCCCCTCGGGAGTGGCCGCGCTGTCCATCAACTCGGGAGCCTACCTGGCGGAGATCATCCGGGCGGGCATCGAGTCCATCCCGCGGGGCCAGATGGAAGCCGCCCGGTCCCTGGGGATGAGTTATGGCCAGGCCATGCGCCGGGTCATCCTGCCGCAGGCGTACCGCCGCATGATCCCGCCCATGGTGAACGAGTTCGTCATCCTGCTCAAGGACTCGTCCCTGGTGTCGGTCATTGGGCTTCAGGAGATCATGCTCAACTCGCGGCAGTTTGCCTCTGCCACGCTGAAGTCGGTGTGGTTCTTCGGCTATGCCGCGTTCTATTACCTGGTGATGACGACGCTGTTCACCACCCTGGGGTCGTGGCTGGAAAGGAAGTTGAAGGAGTATGAGTGA
- a CDS encoding basic amino acid ABC transporter substrate-binding protein, whose amino-acid sequence MAIFGRRGRMARLWAALALVAALVIVAGCGGSGQPATGDSGSSSGTSSGTGTGAGGEGGEKSLLDEIKERGYMTFATDGAYPPMEFPNPENPSELIGFDIDLGKAIAEKLGVEHRAVVVDWDGILAGLESGRYDVVMSSMNITEERQKSADFVQYFEMGQMIVVAKGNPKGIYSLDDLKGKVIAVQIGTTNEEIARGIEGATVKTFQTFPDALKEVHVGRADATILDEPVARYYANIEGDKYEFVGEPFERAPVGIAVAKGHEDLVQAIQKALDELKQDGTYDQIYTKWFGGQ is encoded by the coding sequence TTGGCAATCTTCGGTCGTAGGGGGCGCATGGCCCGGCTGTGGGCCGCCCTGGCCCTGGTGGCCGCCCTGGTGATCGTCGCCGGCTGCGGTGGATCCGGCCAGCCGGCCACAGGGGACTCGGGCAGCAGCTCCGGTACCAGCAGCGGCACGGGCACCGGCGCCGGGGGCGAAGGTGGCGAGAAGTCGCTGCTGGATGAGATCAAGGAGCGCGGGTACATGACCTTCGCCACCGACGGCGCGTACCCGCCCATGGAATTCCCCAACCCGGAGAATCCCAGTGAGCTGATCGGGTTTGACATCGATCTGGGGAAGGCCATCGCCGAGAAGCTGGGCGTGGAGCACCGGGCGGTGGTGGTGGACTGGGACGGCATCCTGGCAGGTCTGGAGTCCGGCCGCTACGACGTGGTGATGAGCTCCATGAACATCACCGAGGAGCGGCAGAAGAGCGCGGACTTCGTCCAGTACTTTGAAATGGGCCAGATGATCGTCGTGGCGAAGGGGAACCCCAAGGGCATCTACTCGCTGGATGACCTGAAGGGCAAGGTCATCGCCGTGCAGATCGGGACCACCAACGAAGAGATTGCCCGGGGCATCGAGGGCGCGACGGTGAAGACCTTCCAGACCTTCCCCGACGCCTTGAAGGAAGTCCACGTCGGGCGGGCTGACGCCACCATCCTGGACGAGCCGGTGGCCCGTTACTACGCCAATATCGAGGGCGACAAGTACGAGTTCGTGGGCGAACCGTTTGAGCGGGCGCCGGTGGGGATCGCCGTGGCAAAGGGCCACGAGGACCTGGTGCAGGCGATCCAGAAGGCCCTGGACGAATTGAAGCAGGACGGGACCTACGACCAGATCTACACCAAGTGGTTCGGTGGGCAGTGA
- a CDS encoding FAD-binding oxidoreductase: MQFEVVIVGGGIAGLQAAWHLREMGIRRIAVIEQGAVGGGATSHGAGFLSHFTWNPLDAHLVRRSAELYAAQQAELGGSFFRVTGSYVVVSRTVPRPGASGHGGTVTGVPGSRARQEAPAEVPAPARRAGVPAQAAATSGQANQGGEASQESMVEGVTRQLAARAAMVREAGIAVHDLTPAEGAVAVPAWNWADVEAAWFVPGDGTLLPGEVARTLARRLRQREVAILEETPALELGLGRGAAGPVVAGVRTPAGPVAADAVVVATGVWTRRLLQTAGLDAPIKPYRTQLSFWALPAGLDPSTVPPLHDVTGEYYWLPREGFLAVGDGTQLVEQDPAAFRREPDPEFIAACRARLEHRLPAARGAELVRGWAHLCDATPDRRPLLGPYGGVESLHLAVGFNGFGVMRAPAVGELVARFVLGEEPALGGRPLEGTEALRASRFSGYTDFEMGQGFNTAGEG, encoded by the coding sequence TTGCAGTTTGAGGTCGTCATCGTGGGCGGCGGCATCGCCGGCCTGCAGGCCGCCTGGCACCTACGCGAGATGGGGATCCGGCGGATCGCCGTCATCGAGCAGGGGGCTGTGGGGGGCGGCGCCACCTCCCACGGGGCGGGGTTCCTCTCCCACTTCACGTGGAACCCGCTGGACGCCCACCTGGTACGGCGCAGCGCGGAGCTCTACGCGGCCCAGCAGGCGGAGCTGGGCGGCTCCTTTTTCCGGGTCACGGGCTCGTACGTGGTGGTGTCGCGGACCGTGCCGCGGCCGGGGGCCAGCGGCCATGGGGGCACGGTGACCGGGGTGCCGGGAAGCCGTGCCCGGCAGGAGGCACCGGCCGAGGTGCCTGCGCCGGCCCGCCGGGCAGGGGTGCCGGCGCAGGCAGCGGCCACCAGCGGCCAGGCGAACCAGGGCGGCGAGGCAAGCCAGGAAAGCATGGTCGAGGGCGTGACTCGCCAGCTGGCCGCGCGGGCTGCCATGGTGCGGGAAGCCGGCATTGCCGTCCACGACCTGACCCCCGCCGAGGGTGCGGTGGCGGTGCCCGCCTGGAACTGGGCGGACGTGGAAGCCGCCTGGTTCGTCCCCGGAGACGGCACCTTGCTGCCGGGCGAGGTGGCCCGCACCCTGGCCCGGCGGCTGCGCCAGCGGGAGGTGGCCATCCTGGAGGAAACTCCCGCCCTGGAGCTGGGGCTGGGGCGCGGTGCCGCCGGCCCGGTGGTGGCCGGGGTCCGCACCCCCGCCGGCCCCGTGGCGGCCGATGCGGTGGTGGTGGCCACGGGTGTCTGGACCCGCCGGCTGCTGCAGACGGCGGGACTGGACGCGCCCATCAAGCCCTATCGCACCCAGCTGTCCTTCTGGGCGCTGCCCGCCGGTCTTGACCCCTCCACCGTGCCGCCCCTGCACGACGTCACGGGCGAATATTACTGGCTGCCCCGGGAGGGCTTCCTGGCCGTGGGCGACGGCACCCAGCTGGTGGAACAGGACCCTGCCGCCTTCCGCCGCGAGCCCGACCCCGAGTTCATCGCAGCCTGCCGGGCACGGCTCGAGCACCGGCTGCCGGCGGCCCGGGGCGCCGAGCTGGTTCGCGGCTGGGCCCACCTGTGCGACGCCACCCCGGACCGGCGGCCGCTGCTGGGGCCCTACGGAGGCGTTGAGAGCCTGCACCTGGCGGTGGGCTTCAACGGCTTCGGTGTGATGCGGGCACCGGCGGTGGGGGAGCTGGTGGCCCGGTTCGTCCTGGGGGAAGAACCGGCGCTGGGCGGCCGCCCGCTGGAAGGCACCGAAGCCCTCCGCGCCAGCCGGTTCAGCGGCTATACCGATTTTGAGATGGGGCAGGGCTTCAACACGGCCGGCGAGGGCTAG